Part of the Streptomyces sp. NBC_00457 genome, CCAGTTCGACGCCGGTGACCTTGCCGCCGACGGCGCCGAGGACCGCTCCGCCGGGGGTGCTGCTGCGCCGCTCCTGCATCTTGTCGAGCAGCGGCTTGAGGATCTCCCGGAACCCGGCGACGTTCGCCCGGACCCAGCCGGGGCGGTCGACGACGAGTACGGGGGTGTCATGGGCGTCTTCCGTGCCCATTCGGGTGAAGCCCCGGACGTGTTGCTCGGAGGCTTTGGCATGCCGGCGCAGCTCTGCGACGACGGCCCTGGCCTCGTCGCGGCTCACCTCGGGGCCCGGCCTTACGAGCCGGGTCGCGGTCGCCACCGCGAGATTCCAGTCGACCATCTCGGCACCACCGATGCTCGTCATGCGTCAACGGTACGTGAGCGTTCCCACTTGGGGCAGGCCGTGGGGAGTCGGACGGGGGCCGGATCAGCGGCAACCGCAACTCGCCAGCGCCGTCGCCGCCGTGTCCAGGGCCTTCTGCGCCGCCTCCGGATCGGTCGTGTCCGACGCCAGGAGCGCGAACGCCAGCAGGTGTCCGTCCTGGTCCACCACCGTTCCCGCCAGGGCGTTGACGCCGGTCAGGGTGCCGGTCTTGGCTCGTACGATGCCTGCCGCGCCGTCGGTGTAGCGGCTGGTCAGGGTGCCGGTGAAGCCTGCCACGGGGAGGCCGGTGAGGGCGGGGCGGAGTTCGGGGTGGGCGGGGTCGGCGGACTTCGACAGGAGGCCGGTGAGGAGGCCGGCGGTGATGCGGTCGTCGCGGCTCAGGCCGCTGCCGTCCTTGAAGTGCGCGCCCGCCACGGGGAGTCCGAGCTTCTTCAGCTGGGCCTGGATCGCCCTGCCCGCGCCGTCGAAGCTCGCCTCCTCGCCCGTGGCGACGGCGGTCTGGCGGGCCAGGGCCTCGGCGATGTCGTTGTCGCTGTTGGTCAGCATGCGTTCGACCAGGGCGGACAGCGGGGGCGACTGCACCGTGGCGAGGGCGTCGGCGCGGCCCGTCGCCTTGGAGGGGCCGGGCGCGGTCGTCTTGATGCCGTGATCCTTCAGGAGGTCCGCGAACGTGCGGGTCGCGTCCGCCGCCGGGTCCTGCACCCGCTTGACCTGGCCGCTCGTCGAGTCGTCCGTGCGGGCCTCGTCGGCCATCAGGGCGGTGACGAGGGCGAGGTTGGGGTTCTCGCCGATGGAGTGGAGTTCGGGACCGGCGTACAGCGTGGTGTCGTAGGAGAGCGTCACCTCGCGCAGCCCGCGCTTCTTCAGGGCCGCGGCCGTCTTGTCGGCCAGAGTACGCAGGCTGGCCCAGCCCTCGGCGTCCTCGCGGGCCGTGAGAGTGGGGTCGCCGCCGCCGACGAGGACGAGTTCCTTGGTGTCGGGTTCGAGGGCGGCGCGGGTGGTGAGGCGGTGGTCGGCGCCCATCGCGGAGAGGGCGGCGACCGCGGTGGCGATCTTCGTGGTGGAGGCGGGGGTCAGCGCTTCGCCCGCGCCGGAGGCGTACAGCTGCTTGCCGGTGGCGAGGTCGACGACCGCGGCGGTGTGCCGGGCGAGTGCGGAGTCGTTCAGGAGGGGGTCCAGGACGTCGGCGAGAGCCCTGCCGTTCGGCGCGGACTTCACCGTGTTGGCGGTACCGCCGAGGCCGGTGAGCACGGACGCGGCGCTGGGGGCGGGCCGGGGCGCCCTGGCTGTCGTACCGGAAGGACGACCGTGATCTGCGCCACCCGTGGACTCCTGAGCGGCTGCCCGGTCCCGCTCGGCCGTACGCTGACCGGAGGAGTCCCAGGGGCCGGCCGCGGTCACCACAGAGGCGGCCAGGGCCAGTCCGGCGATGGCGGCACCGGTGGTGTACTGCCAGGTCTTCAGCCCCGTACCCCGCGCGACCTGCGGTTTCGCGGCCCGGGCCAGCCGCGTGATCCGCGGCCGCACCGCCGCCGTGGCCCGTTCGACGCGCGGTCGTACGGCGTCCGCTGCTCGTGCGAGACGCGGTCGTACGGCGTTCGCGATCCGCACCACATGCGGTTTCGCGACCCGCCACGGCCTCTGCTCTGGCACGACCACCAGCCCCTTTCGCGATCACACACCTGCGTGAGGGACACTTAACCACCAGAACTATGTGTTGATCATGGAGGAGCCACCGGTGGAGTTCGACGTCACGATCGAGATTCCGAAGGGTTCGCGGAACAAGTACGAGGTGGACCACGAGACCGGTCGGATCCGCCTGGACCGTCGACTCTTCACTTCGACCAGCTACCCGGCCGACTACGGCTTCGTCGAGAACACCCTCGGCGAGGACGGCGACCCGCTGGACGCGCTGGTCATCCTGGACGAGCCGACCTTCCCCGGTTGCCTGATCCAGTGCCGCGCGATCGGCATGTTCCGGATGACCGACGAGGCCGGCGGCGACGACAAGCTGCTGTGCGTGCCCGCGCACGACCCGCGGGTGGAGCACCTGCGTGACATCCACCACGTGTCGGAGTTCGACCGCCTGGAGATCCAGCACTTCTTCGAGGTCTACAAGGACCTGGAGCCCGGCAAGTCCGTCGAGGGCGCCGACTGGGTGGGCCGTACCGAGGCCGAGGCCGAGATCGAGCGGTCGTACAAGCGCTTCAAGGACCAGGGCGGTCACTGATTCTGCCGTCGCCGAAGGGGCCGCACGCACGTGCGGCCCCTTCGCGTATCTGTGCGCATACTGAGGCTTGCGATACGGGTCGTTCAGGGAGCGCTACGCAGTGACGGACGCGGAGGACCGCAAGCCGAGGTCGGACGAAGCGAGGACTGTCTACGACTCCGAGGTCACGTCGGAGTTCGCGATCCCTCAGGGGCTGGCCACCCCCAGGACCGGCGGTGAGTCGGAGACGACGTCCGAGTTCGCGGTGCCGGACGGGCTGGAGGTGCATCCGCCGGCGTTCGACGAGCCGGAGGGGTCGGCGTTCAGTACGCCGAAGATGTACCGCGCGCGGCAGGCGCCGCCCGCGTTCACGCCGCCGAGCGGCATCCCTGTCGTCAGCCTGACGAAGGACCTGCCCTGGCAGGACCGGATGCGCACGATGCTGCGTCTGCCGGTGGCCGAGCGGCCCGCACCGGAGGCGGTGCACAAGACGGAGGACGAGGGCCGGGCCGTCCCCCGCGTGCTCGACCTGACCCTGCGTATCGGCGAGTTGCTGCTGGCGGGCGGTGAGGGCGCGGAGGACGTCGAGACGGCGATGTTCGCGGTCTGCCGGTCCTACGGGCTCGACCGCTGCGAGCCGAACGTCACCTTCACGCTGCTGGCGATCTCCTACCAGCCCTCCCTCGTCGACGATCCGGTGACGGCCTCCCGGACCGTGCGGCGCCGGGCCACCGACTACACGCGGCTCGCGGCCGTGTTCCACCTCGTGGACGACCTCAGTGATCCGGAGATCTCGATCTCCCTGGAGGAGGCGTACCGGCGGCTCGCCGAGATCCGCCGCAACCGGCACCCGTATCCCACCTGGGTGCTGACCCTGGCCAGCGGGCTGCTCGCGGGTGCCGCCTCCGTGCTCGTCGGCGGTGATCTGATCGTGTTCGTCGCGGCCATGCTGGGCGCGATGCTCGGCGACCGGCTGGCGTGGCTGTGCGCGGGGCGGGGGCTGCCGGAGTTCTATCAGTTCACCGTCGCCGCGATGCCTCCGGCGGCGATCGGGGTCGCGCTGACCGTCGCCCACGTGGACGTGAAGGCGTCCGCCGTCATCACCGGTGGGCTGTTCGCGCTGCTGCCCGGGCGGGCGCTGGTGGCGGGCGTGCAGGACGGGCTGACCGGGTTCTACATCACCGCGGCGGCACGGCTGCTGGAGGTCATGTACTTCTTCGTGGGCATCGTGGTCGGGGTGCTCCTGGTCCTCTACTTCGGTGTGAAGCTGGGTGCGGAGCTGAATCCGGACGCAGCGCTGGGGGACACGAACCGGCCGCTGTGGCAGATCGGTGCGTCGATGCTGCTGTCGCTGACGTTCGCGGTGCTGTTGCAGCAGGAGCGGTCCACGGTGCTGTGGGTGACCCTCAACGGGGGTGTCGCCTGGACCGTGTACGGCGCGATGCACTACCCGGGTGATCTGTCGCCGGTCGCTTCTACGGCCGTGGCTGCCGGGTTGGTGGGGCTGTTCGGGCAGTTGCTGTCGCGGTATCGGTTCGCTTCCGCGTTGCCCTTCACGACAGCGGCGATCGGGCCTCTGTTGCCGGGGTCGGCCACGTATTTCGGGTTGTTGTCGATCGCGCAGAACCAGATTGACGAGGGGTTGGTTTCGTTGGCCAAGGCAGCGTCGCTTGCCATGGCCATTGCGATCGGCGTGAATCTCGGGTCGGAGATCTCGCGGCTGTTCCTGCGGATTCCCGGCGGGGCTGGGGCGGGGCGCCGGGCGGCCAAGCGGACGCGGGGTTTCTGAGCGCCTAGGAGCTCGGGTGCTTCTGTCCGGCGGCGACTGCGGGTTGTCTGTGGTTGATCGCGCAGTTCCCCGCGCCCCTGACGGGGCGCTTCACATCCCTCAGTTCCGCGGGTAGCCGTCCTCGTTGTACGGGTACTGCTGCTGCGGGTACTGCTGCTGCGGGTACTGCTGCTGTGGGTACTGCGGCGGGGCGTACGACTGCTGGGGCTGGTGGTAGTAGTCGCCGTACTGCTGGTCGCCGTACTGCTGCTGGCCCTGGTCGGTCGGGGAGATGCGGCGGAGTTGGGTCGTGGCGTCGTCCATGACCTGGGGCTGGGGCTGGGGGGGCTGCGGCTGCTGGGGCGGGGTCTTCTTGTTCTTGGAGCGGGCCCGGAGGAGCTCGATGATGATCGGGACCACGGAGATGAAGACGATCAGGATGAGGATCGCTTCGATGTTCTTCTTGACGAAGTCGATGTCGCCGAGCCACGCGCCGAGCGCGGTCACGCCGGCGCCCCACAGGATGCCGCCGACGACGTTGAAGATCAGGAACGAGCGGTACCGCATGCCGCTGACGCCGGCGATGATCGGCGTGAAGGTGCGCACGATGGGCACGAAGCGGGCCAGGACCAGGGACTTGGGGCCGTACTTCTCGAAGAAGTCGTGGGCCTTGGTCACGTTCTCCTGCTTGAAGAAGCGGGAGTCCGGGCGCGTGAACAGCGAGGGTCCGACCTTCTTGCCGAACATGTAGCCCGCCTGGTCGCCGAGGATCGCGGCGACGCAGATCAGGACGATGGCGCCCCACAGGGGGAAGTCCAGCTGCTTCGAGGTGATCAGCAGACCGGCCGTGAACAGCAGGGAGTCACCCGGCAGGAAGAAGCCGATCAGCAGACCCGACTCCGCGAAGACGATGAGGAGCAGGCCCCACATCCCGAAGTTGTCCAGCAGCGTGTTCGGATCCAGCCAGCTCGGTCCGAGGGCAAGCGTCGTCACGGTTCCGGGCTCCTGAGGGGTTGGGAAGTGCGGTGGCCGGTGCGGCCGGACAAAGCTATCAACGCAAAGCGTCCGTCCCAGGTTCCACCGGTGTCTCCAGGATGCACTGTGCGGTCAGTGAGGCGAAGCTGTGGGTCATGGGCATCGAGGATTACGGCGGCGGCCAGGGGCCCCAGCCGGACGTATTGGTCGTGACGACGAACGACATCCCCGGATATCGCGTCCAGGAGGTTCTGGGCGAGGTCTTCGGGCTGACCGTGCGGTCGCGGCACCTGGGCAGTCAGATCGGCGCCGGGCTGAAGTCGATGATCGGCGGCGAGCTCCGAGGGCTGACGAAGACGCTGGTGCAGACCCGGAACCAGGCCATGGAGCGGCTCGTCGAGCAGGCACGCGCGCGTGGAGCCAACGGAGTGCTGGCGTTCCGCTTCGATGTGACGGAGGCCGCGGACGTCGGCACGGAGGTGTGCGCGTACGGGACGGCGGTGATCCTGGCCCGGGAGTAGGGCGACGCCCGGGCCAGGGGGTTACGAGGTGTGCCGGGCCGCGTTCGCCGTGATCGCGTCCCTGAGGTGTTCGGCGAGGCCGGGGCGCATGGAGTCGTAGAACGCCTTGAAGCGCTCGTCGGAGACGTACATCTCGGCCAGCCCTGTATGGAGTTCGTACGTGCACTCGTAGAACCACCGGGTGATGTGCCGCCGGTGCTCCTCGGCCATGTCCATGGCCCGCTCGCCGGTCGGCGGCTCGTCGGCGGCCATCAGGGCGTCATAGCGCTCGCCCCAGTCAGCCACCTCGGCCTGCATGCGCTTCCAGTCCTCCTTGGTGTAGCTCGCGGCGCGGCGCTGTGACTCGGCGTACGCCTCCGTGCCGCCCCAGCGCTGTTCCGCCTCCTCGGCGTACTGCTCGGGATCCTTGTCCCCGAACACCTCGAACTTCTCCTCGGGCGTGAGGTTGATGCCCATCTTGCGTGCCTCCATGGCGTGTTCCACGGCCGCCGCCATCTTCCGCAGCTTCTCGATCCGGGCGGTCAGCAGTTCGTGCTGGCGACGCAGGTGTACGCGCGGGTCCGTCTCCGGGTCGTCGAGCAGGGCGGCGACCTCGTCGAGCGGGAAGCCGAGTTCGCGGTAGAACAGGATCTGCTGCAGCCGGTCGAGGTCGGCGTCGCTGTAACGCCGGTGCCCCGCGTGGCTGCGCTCGCTCGGGACGAGCAGGCCGATGTCGTCGTAGTGGTGCAGCGTGCGCACGGTCACACCGGCGAATCCGGCGACCTGGCCCACCGAGTAGCTCACGGTTTCCGCTCCCTTCTGGGTACGCGCTCCAGGCTGGGGCCTCACGTTGCGTGAGGTGCAAGCCCGATTCCCGCCCGCACCCATATGCAGGAACGATGCGGCTTCACTCGGACGGGTGGCGCTACCGTCGTACCGGGAACAGAGACATGCACCGCCACCCACGATCTTCCCCATGGGAGCAGTCATGGCCGCAGAGGCAGACACCGAGCACCACACGCGGGCCACTCCTGAGAACTGGATGTTCCCGCCCAAGGAGGGCTGGACATGGGACCAGGTCAAGGAGCTGGACGTCCCGTTCGACTGGGAACTCGTGGATGGGAACATCGTGGTACGTGGGGCGACGACTTGGTGGCACGACCATGTACGGGACGAGCTGTTCTTCCACCTGCGGCGGGCGAAACGGGACCCATATGGCCTGAATACCGAACGCTGGACCATGTTCGATAAGAACAACGTGCCCAAGCCGGACATCGTCGTGTACGACAAAACCGAAGTTGACCTCTACACCATGGAGTGCACGCCGGTGGCATGCGTTGTCCTCGCTATCGAGGTAGTCTCCCCGGGCTCCCGTGGCATGGACCGTTTCCACAAGCCCGGAAGGTATGCCCAGGCCGGCATCGCCCACTACTGGCGCGTCGAGCGCGGCCAGGACGACATCCCCGAGGTCCACCAGTTCTGGCTCGACGAGGACAGCGGCGTCTTCATCCCACGCCCGGACCGCCCCGTCCACACCGACAAACTCAGCACCATCGTCCCCTTCCCCGTCGAGATCGACCTGCGCTCCCTGATCGAAGACTGACCCGCCGGGCGATACGCCCGATCCGTCCGTACCCTCGCAGAATGCCCCTCCACAAAGGCCCAGCCGAACCCGACGAGCGCCCCCTCTCCGTCAATCCCCTCTACGGCGAGGCCAACCCGGTCGCCGGTATGGCCCAGGCGCCGCCCAAGCACCGGCTGCCGGACCACCCCATGGCGCCCACGACGGCGTACCAACTCGTTCACGACGAGCTGATGCTGGACGGCAACTCGCGGCTCAACCTCGCCACCTTCGTCACCACCTGGATGGAGCCGCAGGCCGGGGTCCTGATGGCGGAGTGCCGGGACAAGAACATGATCGACAAGGACGAGTACCCGCGCACCGCCGAGCTGGAGCGGCGCTGTGTGGCGATGCTTGCCGACCTGTGGAACGCGCCCGATCCGGCGGCGGCCGTGGGCTGTTCGACGACCGGTTCGAGCGAGGCGTGCATGCTCGCGGGGATGGCGCTGAAGCGGCGCTGGAGCAAACGGAATCAGGGCGGCCGGCCGAATCTCGTGATGGGCGTCAACGTCCAGGTCTGCTGGGACAAGTTCTGCGCTTTCTGGGAGGTGGAAGCCCGCCAGGTCCCCATGGACGGCGAGCGGTTCCACCTCGATCCACAGGCCGCCGCCGAGCTGTGCGACGAGAACACCATCGGGGTCGTCGGCGTCCTCGGCTCCACCTTTGACGGTTCGTACGAGCCGATCGCGGACCTGTGCGCGGCCCTGGACGACCTTCAGAAGCGCACCGGCCTCGACATCCCGGTGCATGTCGACGGCGCGTCGGGCGCGATGGTCGCGCCCTTCCTCGACGAAGACCTGGTGTGGGACTTCCGCCTCCCGCGCGTGGCGTCGATCAACACCTCCGGGCACAAGTACGGGCTCGTCTACCCGGGCGTCGGCTGGGCCCTGTGGCGCTCCCCCGCCGAGCTGCCCGAGGAACTCGTCTTCCGCGTCAACTACTTGGGCGGCGAGATGCCCACCTTCGCGCTCAACTTCTCCCGCCCTGGCGCCCAAGTGGTCGCGCAGTACTACACGTTCCTGCGGCTGGGCCGCGAGGGCTACCGGGCGGTGCAGCAGTCCACCCGGGACGTGGCCCGGGGCCTCGCCGAACGGGTCGCGGCGCTCGGTGACTTCCGGCTGCTGACCCACGGCGACGAGTTGCCCGTCTTCGCCTTCACGACCGGTCCGGACGTGACGTCGTACGACGTCTTCGACGTCTCCCGGCGGCTGCGCGAGCGGGGCTGGCTGGTCCCGGCGTACACGTTCCCGCCGAACCGCGGGGACCTGTCCGTGCTGCGGGTCGTCTGCCGTAACGGTTTCTCGGCGGATCTCGCCGAGTTGTTCGTCGAGGACCTGGGCCGGCTGGTGCCGGAGCTGCGCCAGCAGCCGGGTCCGCTGACGCGGGACCGGGAGATGGCCACCGGGTTCCACCACTGAGCGGTTCGCCTGCTGCGGGCCGGTGGGGGCTGGTCGCGCAGTTCCCCGCGCCCCTTCGGGGCGCTGTGCGCCACCGGCCTCCACCAGTCCTGCTCAGCGACTCAGCCGCCCGAACCGTCGCACCGCCAGTGGGAAGAACACGGCGAGCAGGAGCAGTGGCCATACGACCGCTGCCCAGACGTGGCCCGGTTCGCCGCCCGGGCTGCCGAACAGGTCCCGTGCCGCGGTCGCGGTCTGGGACATCGGGTTCCACTCGACGACCGTGCCCAGCCAGTCGGGCATGGAGGAGGGGGTGGCGAAGGCGTTGGAGAGGAAGCCGACCGGCCAGATCAGGATCTGGACGGCCACCAGCATCTCCGGCTTCCCCGCCACCATCGCCAGGTGGATGCCGATCCACAGCATCGCGAACCGGAACAGCAGCAACAGGCCGACCGCGCCCAGGAAGCCTCCCACCGAGCCGTTCGCCCGCCAGCCGAGTGCGTAGCCGACGCCGATCATCACCGCCAGGCCGACCGCCGACTGGAACATGTCGGCGGTCGAACGGCCCACCAGGACCGCCCCGTTGGTCATCGGCATCGAACGGAAGCGGTCGATGACCCCCTTGTTGAGGTCCTGGGTGACGGCGAGCATGGTGCCCTCCAGGCCGAAGGCCATGGTGAGCGCGAGCATGCCGGGCATCAGATAGTCGATGTAGTCGCCGCGCACGCCCCGGCCGCCGCCGACGAGGTAGCCGAACATCACCAGCAGCATCACGGGGAAGACCAGCCCGACGATCACCTGGACGGGTTGCCGTGCCCAGTGGGCGAGTTCACGGCGGGTCATGGTCCAGGAGTCGGTCAGTGCGTATGTGGTCATACGGCCTCCTTCGCTCGGTCCGCCGTCAGATGCAGGAAGACTTCGTCCAGCGTCGGGCGCCGCAGCGCGACGTCCTCGGCCACGATCCCGGCCGACTCCAGGGCCCGTACGACCCCGGAGAGCGCCGCCATCCGGTCGGTGACCGGGGCGCTTAGCAGCCGGCGGTCGGGGTCGACGGAGATGTCGTCCTTCGGTACGGGCAGCAGGGCCACGGCGGCTCCCAGCTGTCCCGCGTCGCGCAGGACGACGTCGATGCGGTCGCCGCCGATCAGCCGCTTCAGCTCGTCCGCCGTGCCGTCGGCGATGACCCGGCCCAAGTCGACGACCGAGATGCGGTCGGCCAGTTGATCGGCTTCCTCCAGGTACTGGGTGGTGAGCAGGACCGTCGTACCGCCGCCGACCAGTGAGCGGACCGCGGCCCACACCTCGGCTCGGCCGCGCGGGTCGAGACCGGTCGTGGGTTCGTCCAGGAAGAGCACCTCCGGGTCGGTGATCAGGGAGGCGGCCAGGTCGAGGCGGCGCCGCATGCCGCCGCTGTACTGCTTGACCGCCTTGCGTCCGGTGTCCGCGAGGCCGAAGCGCTCCAGGAGCTCGCCGGCCCGCACGCGCGCGTGGCGGGCGCCGAGGTGGTAGAGGCGGCCGAACATCTCCAGGTTCTGGTGGCCGCCGAGTTCCTCGTCGAGCGCCGCGTGCTGGCCGAGCAGGCCGATGCGGAAGCGGACCGCCTGGGCCTCGGTCAGCACGTCGTGTCCCGCCACCTCGATGCGGCCGCTGTCGGGGCGCAGCAGGGTGGACAGGATGCGGACCAGGGTCGTCTTGCCGGCGCCGTTCGGGCCGAGCACTCCGTGCACCGTGCCGCGCCCGACCGCCAGGTCGAGCCCGTCCAGTGCCTTCTTGTCGCCGTACTTCTTGTGTGCGCCTTCGACGGTGATCGCCGTGTCGGCCACTGGGACTCCCTCGCTAGTCAAACTTGACTACCAGCTCGAAGATAGTACCCCGACCTCGATTAGTCAAACTTGATTAACGATGGTCCTCGGGATGCGGCTGCTTCGTCGCGTACGGGTTCTCCTGGCCCTCGGCGAGGACACCGACGAACGGCTCGCCCTCCCCCGCGAACGTGTACGCCCCGCCCTCGATCCGCTCGATGAGCCCCAGCGCCCAGGCGGCCTCGGCGTGGGCGGTGTGGATCCAGAGGTTCATGATCTCGCCGATGTGACCGAACTGTCCGGGTCCGTCCTCGGGGATGTAGTGCTCGGTGACGGCCGCGCGCCACTCCTCGAT contains:
- the dacB gene encoding D-alanyl-D-alanine carboxypeptidase/D-alanyl-D-alanine endopeptidase; translated protein: MVVPEQRPWRVAKPHVVRIANAVRPRLARAADAVRPRVERATAAVRPRITRLARAAKPQVARGTGLKTWQYTTGAAIAGLALAASVVTAAGPWDSSGQRTAERDRAAAQESTGGADHGRPSGTTARAPRPAPSAASVLTGLGGTANTVKSAPNGRALADVLDPLLNDSALARHTAAVVDLATGKQLYASGAGEALTPASTTKIATAVAALSAMGADHRLTTRAALEPDTKELVLVGGGDPTLTAREDAEGWASLRTLADKTAAALKKRGLREVTLSYDTTLYAGPELHSIGENPNLALVTALMADEARTDDSTSGQVKRVQDPAADATRTFADLLKDHGIKTTAPGPSKATGRADALATVQSPPLSALVERMLTNSDNDIAEALARQTAVATGEEASFDGAGRAIQAQLKKLGLPVAGAHFKDGSGLSRDDRITAGLLTGLLSKSADPAHPELRPALTGLPVAGFTGTLTSRYTDGAAGIVRAKTGTLTGVNALAGTVVDQDGHLLAFALLASDTTDPEAAQKALDTAATALASCGCR
- a CDS encoding YbjQ family protein, producing the protein MGIEDYGGGQGPQPDVLVVTTNDIPGYRVQEVLGEVFGLTVRSRHLGSQIGAGLKSMIGGELRGLTKTLVQTRNQAMERLVEQARARGANGVLAFRFDVTEAADVGTEVCAYGTAVILARE
- a CDS encoding ATP-binding cassette domain-containing protein, which gives rise to MADTAITVEGAHKKYGDKKALDGLDLAVGRGTVHGVLGPNGAGKTTLVRILSTLLRPDSGRIEVAGHDVLTEAQAVRFRIGLLGQHAALDEELGGHQNLEMFGRLYHLGARHARVRAGELLERFGLADTGRKAVKQYSGGMRRRLDLAASLITDPEVLFLDEPTTGLDPRGRAEVWAAVRSLVGGGTTVLLTTQYLEEADQLADRISVVDLGRVIADGTADELKRLIGGDRIDVVLRDAGQLGAAVALLPVPKDDISVDPDRRLLSAPVTDRMAALSGVVRALESAGIVAEDVALRRPTLDEVFLHLTADRAKEAV
- a CDS encoding DedA family protein, with protein sequence MTTLALGPSWLDPNTLLDNFGMWGLLLIVFAESGLLIGFFLPGDSLLFTAGLLITSKQLDFPLWGAIVLICVAAILGDQAGYMFGKKVGPSLFTRPDSRFFKQENVTKAHDFFEKYGPKSLVLARFVPIVRTFTPIIAGVSGMRYRSFLIFNVVGGILWGAGVTALGAWLGDIDFVKKNIEAILILIVFISVVPIIIELLRARSKNKKTPPQQPQPPQPQPQVMDDATTQLRRISPTDQGQQQYGDQQYGDYYHQPQQSYAPPQYPQQQYPQQQYPQQQYPYNEDGYPRN
- a CDS encoding glutamate decarboxylase, which gives rise to MPLHKGPAEPDERPLSVNPLYGEANPVAGMAQAPPKHRLPDHPMAPTTAYQLVHDELMLDGNSRLNLATFVTTWMEPQAGVLMAECRDKNMIDKDEYPRTAELERRCVAMLADLWNAPDPAAAVGCSTTGSSEACMLAGMALKRRWSKRNQGGRPNLVMGVNVQVCWDKFCAFWEVEARQVPMDGERFHLDPQAAAELCDENTIGVVGVLGSTFDGSYEPIADLCAALDDLQKRTGLDIPVHVDGASGAMVAPFLDEDLVWDFRLPRVASINTSGHKYGLVYPGVGWALWRSPAELPEELVFRVNYLGGEMPTFALNFSRPGAQVVAQYYTFLRLGREGYRAVQQSTRDVARGLAERVAALGDFRLLTHGDELPVFAFTTGPDVTSYDVFDVSRRLRERGWLVPAYTFPPNRGDLSVLRVVCRNGFSADLAELFVEDLGRLVPELRQQPGPLTRDREMATGFHH
- a CDS encoding ABC transporter permease, which codes for MTTYALTDSWTMTRRELAHWARQPVQVIVGLVFPVMLLVMFGYLVGGGRGVRGDYIDYLMPGMLALTMAFGLEGTMLAVTQDLNKGVIDRFRSMPMTNGAVLVGRSTADMFQSAVGLAVMIGVGYALGWRANGSVGGFLGAVGLLLLFRFAMLWIGIHLAMVAGKPEMLVAVQILIWPVGFLSNAFATPSSMPDWLGTVVEWNPMSQTATAARDLFGSPGGEPGHVWAAVVWPLLLLAVFFPLAVRRFGRLSR
- a CDS encoding threonine/serine ThrE exporter family protein, which produces MTDAEDRKPRSDEARTVYDSEVTSEFAIPQGLATPRTGGESETTSEFAVPDGLEVHPPAFDEPEGSAFSTPKMYRARQAPPAFTPPSGIPVVSLTKDLPWQDRMRTMLRLPVAERPAPEAVHKTEDEGRAVPRVLDLTLRIGELLLAGGEGAEDVETAMFAVCRSYGLDRCEPNVTFTLLAISYQPSLVDDPVTASRTVRRRATDYTRLAAVFHLVDDLSDPEISISLEEAYRRLAEIRRNRHPYPTWVLTLASGLLAGAASVLVGGDLIVFVAAMLGAMLGDRLAWLCAGRGLPEFYQFTVAAMPPAAIGVALTVAHVDVKASAVITGGLFALLPGRALVAGVQDGLTGFYITAAARLLEVMYFFVGIVVGVLLVLYFGVKLGAELNPDAALGDTNRPLWQIGASMLLSLTFAVLLQQERSTVLWVTLNGGVAWTVYGAMHYPGDLSPVASTAVAAGLVGLFGQLLSRYRFASALPFTTAAIGPLLPGSATYFGLLSIAQNQIDEGLVSLAKAASLAMAIAIGVNLGSEISRLFLRIPGGAGAGRRAAKRTRGF
- a CDS encoding MerR family transcriptional regulator — encoded protein: MSYSVGQVAGFAGVTVRTLHHYDDIGLLVPSERSHAGHRRYSDADLDRLQQILFYRELGFPLDEVAALLDDPETDPRVHLRRQHELLTARIEKLRKMAAAVEHAMEARKMGINLTPEEKFEVFGDKDPEQYAEEAEQRWGGTEAYAESQRRAASYTKEDWKRMQAEVADWGERYDALMAADEPPTGERAMDMAEEHRRHITRWFYECTYELHTGLAEMYVSDERFKAFYDSMRPGLAEHLRDAITANAARHTS
- a CDS encoding Uma2 family endonuclease, which produces MAAEADTEHHTRATPENWMFPPKEGWTWDQVKELDVPFDWELVDGNIVVRGATTWWHDHVRDELFFHLRRAKRDPYGLNTERWTMFDKNNVPKPDIVVYDKTEVDLYTMECTPVACVVLAIEVVSPGSRGMDRFHKPGRYAQAGIAHYWRVERGQDDIPEVHQFWLDEDSGVFIPRPDRPVHTDKLSTIVPFPVEIDLRSLIED
- a CDS encoding inorganic diphosphatase, producing the protein MEFDVTIEIPKGSRNKYEVDHETGRIRLDRRLFTSTSYPADYGFVENTLGEDGDPLDALVILDEPTFPGCLIQCRAIGMFRMTDEAGGDDKLLCVPAHDPRVEHLRDIHHVSEFDRLEIQHFFEVYKDLEPGKSVEGADWVGRTEAEAEIERSYKRFKDQGGH